A part of Marinobacter psychrophilus genomic DNA contains:
- a CDS encoding ANTAR domain-containing response regulator, translated as MATPTRTLLLVDCDPHTEATLCKSLHRLGIATATLQRDQGDTSLDVIALIVELDQFESPDLLARARVSGLPIIALSHHETLSQIQCAMRMGATAMLNKPITQSSVYTTLMMAQGLRNRLTVLENTNEDLSTKLQARHLIAKAVARLMIDCTIDEHEAFERIRTLSMKLNQSIESICQDIECHTQLMRRRS; from the coding sequence ATGGCAACCCCGACGCGCACCCTGCTGCTGGTGGACTGTGACCCTCACACCGAGGCCACACTGTGTAAGAGTCTGCACCGCCTCGGCATTGCTACCGCAACCCTGCAGCGGGACCAGGGCGACACATCTTTGGATGTCATTGCCCTGATCGTGGAGCTGGACCAGTTTGAAAGTCCCGATCTACTGGCGCGAGCACGGGTGTCAGGGCTTCCCATTATCGCCCTGAGCCATCACGAAACCCTCTCCCAAATTCAATGTGCGATGCGCATGGGCGCAACTGCCATGCTCAACAAGCCCATCACGCAGAGCTCGGTTTACACCACTCTTATGATGGCGCAAGGCCTGCGAAACCGATTGACGGTGCTAGAGAACACTAACGAAGACCTGAGCACCAAACTGCAGGCACGACACCTGATCGCGAAGGCGGTTGCCCGCCTGATGATCGACTGCACAATCGATGAGCATGAGGCGTTCGAACGTATCCGTACCCTGTCCATGAAGCTCAACCAAAGTATCGAGTCTATTTGTCAAGACATCGAGTGCCACACCCAACTCATGCGGCGGCGGAGCTAA
- a CDS encoding ABC transporter permease, which translates to MAFPTLIRNLCRHKSVAVSLVVIVTVVCLAVLAPWVAPHDPNMQYFEGLTMEGAPLPPNEKFLLGTDLLGRDLLSRLIYGAQTSLIIGVVANGIAILIGTLVGVCAGFIRGWTGAVLMRLTDLMMAFPALLLAIALAAILQPSIWIVALVIAMVNWVQVARVIYSETIAIASREFIAVERTLGASSLRILFSHLLPHLLPTILVWATLGISTTVLLEATLSFLGVGVQPPTPSWGNIIFESQTYFTSAVWLVLFPGLAIVLLALSFNLVGDALRDELDPSLKGRE; encoded by the coding sequence ATGGCATTTCCAACGCTGATACGTAACTTGTGCCGGCACAAATCAGTCGCGGTATCACTGGTGGTCATCGTCACCGTGGTCTGCCTCGCAGTACTGGCACCTTGGGTCGCCCCTCATGACCCCAATATGCAGTATTTCGAAGGCCTAACGATGGAAGGCGCCCCGCTGCCACCGAACGAAAAGTTTCTTCTGGGTACCGACCTGCTGGGTCGTGATCTGCTATCCAGGCTTATTTACGGCGCTCAAACGTCGTTGATCATCGGCGTCGTGGCCAACGGCATTGCCATATTGATCGGTACATTAGTGGGTGTATGTGCAGGCTTCATTCGGGGCTGGACGGGGGCGGTGCTGATGCGGCTGACCGATCTCATGATGGCATTTCCGGCGCTGCTACTGGCCATCGCTCTGGCGGCAATTCTTCAGCCGAGTATCTGGATCGTGGCACTGGTGATTGCCATGGTGAACTGGGTGCAGGTAGCCCGCGTTATATATTCCGAGACCATCGCAATTGCTTCGCGGGAGTTTATCGCGGTAGAGCGCACTCTGGGGGCGAGCAGCCTCCGTATCCTTTTTTCTCATCTGTTACCCCATCTTTTGCCCACCATTTTGGTCTGGGCAACCTTGGGTATTTCGACAACCGTGCTGCTTGAAGCAACTCTGTCGTTTCTGGGAGTGGGGGTACAACCCCCCACTCCGAGCTGGGGCAATATTATTTTTGAAAGCCAGACCTACTTTACCTCTGCGGTTTGGCTTGTGCTGTTCCCGGGACTGGCGATCGTTCTTCTGGCCTTGAGCTTCAACCTGGTTGGCGACGCCCTGCGGGATGAGCTGGACCCATCACTGAAAGGGCGCGAATAA
- a CDS encoding ABC transporter permease, whose amino-acid sequence MPMYILRRLGYAILILLGVSFITYLLLYMIPADPARQLAGRSATAETVANIRAQLGLDLPFYQQYFNYLTNLLQGDLGRSYIQRTEVSTLIMSRIRPTMELMAWGISFELIIGVSLGMLAALKRNTAIDRFLMALSFVGVSSPHFIASMLFLYLFAVNLDWFPLGGYGEFQHVLLPALTLGLLGSGWYSRMVRSSMIEVLQQDYIRTARAKGLTRARVLFRHVLPNAIIPVIPMIGIDIGIFIGGLVVVESVFGWPGLGQLAWQAIQRVDIPVIVGVTMVSAVAIVIANLIADLLVPLADPRIALDKS is encoded by the coding sequence ATGCCAATGTATATTCTACGTCGCTTGGGTTATGCCATCCTGATTCTGCTTGGCGTGTCCTTCATTACTTACTTGTTGCTGTACATGATACCGGCAGATCCGGCGCGACAATTGGCGGGTCGCAGTGCGACGGCAGAAACCGTGGCCAACATTCGGGCCCAGCTTGGGCTGGATCTCCCGTTCTACCAGCAGTATTTCAACTACCTGACAAACCTTTTGCAGGGCGATCTGGGCCGTTCCTATATCCAGCGCACTGAAGTCTCGACTCTGATCATGTCACGCATTCGTCCCACCATGGAGCTGATGGCCTGGGGCATCAGTTTTGAGCTAATAATTGGCGTAAGTCTGGGCATGCTTGCTGCGCTCAAGCGCAACACCGCGATCGATCGGTTCCTGATGGCCTTGTCTTTTGTCGGTGTATCTTCACCCCATTTCATTGCCTCGATGCTGTTCCTGTACTTGTTCGCCGTCAATCTTGACTGGTTCCCCCTTGGGGGTTATGGCGAGTTTCAACATGTGTTGCTGCCCGCTCTAACTCTGGGGTTGTTGGGCAGCGGCTGGTATTCACGCATGGTGCGCTCGTCGATGATCGAGGTGTTGCAGCAGGACTACATCCGCACCGCTCGTGCAAAAGGCCTAACCCGTGCCCGGGTGCTTTTCCGCCATGTTCTTCCCAACGCCATCATTCCAGTGATTCCAATGATTGGTATCGACATCGGTATCTTTATTGGCGGCCTGGTGGTGGTTGAATCCGTTTTTGGATGGCCCGGCCTTGGGCAGCTTGCCTGGCAGGCGATCCAGCGGGTCGATATTCCCGTCATCGTCGGCGTCACCATGGTGTCCGCCGTCGCCATTGTTATTGCCAACCTGATTGCGGACCTGCTGGTACCTCTTGCAGATCCGCGTATAGCGCTCGATAAGTCCTAA
- a CDS encoding ABC transporter substrate-binding protein — translation MKTMLIRSLLATAIASLLTPANALAAEPKPGGDIIVTYQNDVATLDPAIGYDWQNWSMIKSLFDGLMDYNPGTTELVLDLAQSYELSDDGKTYTFKLREGVEFHNGREMKASDVKYSLERTANPETQSPGAGFFSPILGYDAVSAGDTDELAGVTVIDDYTVAIELTAPNATFLHVMGLNFASIVPREAVEEYGKDFGKNPVGTGAYELTDWTLGRHLIFSKNPDYFKPGVPYIDSITFEVGQEPMVALQRLERGDVDIAGDGIPPAKFLQFKNEPQFESLMVVGDQLHTGYLTLNVTIPPLDNLKVRQAINMAINKDRIVRIINGRATPANQPLPPAMPGYDKNYEGYPFDPEQAKALLTEAGYGDGFETELFVMNTDPQPRIAQAMQQDLLNIGIKAEIRSLAQANVIAAGGAQDQAPMVWSGGMAWIADFPDPANFWGPILGCEGAVPGGWNWAWYCNEELDAMGDKADAMVAEDQQEERAALWGKIFTDAMADAPWVPIFNEQRFTVRSERMAGDESLYVDPVHVPVNYDYIWVK, via the coding sequence ATGAAAACGATGTTAATCCGAAGCTTGCTGGCAACTGCCATCGCCTCATTGCTCACCCCAGCCAATGCGCTGGCAGCCGAACCTAAGCCGGGGGGTGACATTATCGTCACCTACCAAAACGACGTCGCCACGCTGGATCCAGCTATTGGCTACGACTGGCAGAACTGGTCGATGATCAAAAGCCTGTTCGACGGTTTGATGGACTACAACCCCGGCACCACTGAACTGGTGCTTGACCTAGCACAAAGCTACGAACTGTCCGATGACGGCAAGACCTACACGTTCAAACTTCGAGAGGGCGTCGAGTTTCATAACGGACGGGAGATGAAGGCAAGCGACGTCAAGTATTCCCTAGAACGCACTGCCAATCCTGAAACTCAGAGCCCTGGAGCAGGCTTTTTCTCACCCATTCTTGGCTACGACGCTGTTTCGGCCGGCGACACCGATGAACTGGCAGGTGTCACCGTGATTGACGATTACACCGTTGCCATCGAATTGACGGCGCCCAACGCCACATTTCTTCACGTGATGGGGCTTAATTTTGCCTCCATCGTGCCCCGTGAAGCAGTAGAGGAATATGGTAAGGACTTTGGTAAAAATCCCGTAGGTACCGGTGCGTACGAACTCACCGACTGGACCCTTGGTCGGCACCTGATATTTTCAAAGAATCCGGACTATTTCAAACCTGGCGTTCCATACATCGACTCCATCACGTTTGAAGTAGGCCAGGAGCCTATGGTGGCTTTGCAGCGTTTGGAGCGGGGTGACGTTGACATCGCTGGAGACGGGATTCCGCCGGCGAAATTTCTGCAGTTCAAGAATGAGCCCCAGTTTGAAAGCCTGATGGTCGTCGGGGATCAACTTCACACCGGCTACCTGACCCTCAATGTCACCATACCCCCGCTGGACAACCTGAAAGTTCGTCAGGCCATTAATATGGCCATAAACAAAGACCGTATTGTCCGCATCATCAACGGTCGGGCTACCCCTGCAAACCAGCCCTTGCCACCGGCGATGCCTGGCTACGATAAGAACTATGAGGGCTATCCCTTCGATCCGGAGCAGGCCAAGGCCCTGCTTACAGAAGCCGGCTACGGAGATGGTTTTGAAACTGAGCTGTTCGTGATGAACACAGACCCTCAGCCGCGTATTGCTCAAGCCATGCAACAGGACTTACTCAACATTGGTATCAAGGCCGAGATTCGCTCCCTGGCTCAGGCCAATGTGATTGCGGCGGGCGGCGCCCAAGACCAGGCGCCTATGGTCTGGTCTGGTGGTATGGCATGGATTGCTGACTTCCCTGACCCGGCTAATTTCTGGGGTCCGATCCTTGGCTGTGAGGGCGCTGTGCCTGGTGGCTGGAACTGGGCCTGGTACTGCAACGAAGAACTGGATGCGATGGGTGACAAGGCTGACGCCATGGTTGCTGAAGATCAGCAAGAAGAGCGCGCGGCACTTTGGGGCAAGATTTTCACCGACGCCATGGCTGACGCACCCTGGGTACCGATCTTTAACGAGCAGCGTTTCACTGTGCGCTCTGAGCGTATGGCGGGTGACGAGTCATTGTATGTGGACCCGGTCCATGTTCCTGTCAACTACGACTACATCTGGGTGAAGTAA
- a CDS encoding acetamidase/formamidase family protein, translating into MCQQTLVKTIHGGHHHHGWDNSFAPVARVAPGSMVELECKDSGNGHFTTDSTVAAVSSMPFDKINPVTGPIYVEGAEPGDILKVTIDSFRPSGFGWTANIPGFGLLTDQFQNPALMLWHYDRNSMTPAAFGKFAKVPLKPFAGTIGLALAEPGLHSVVPPRRVGGNLDIRDLNAGSSLYLPVEVAGALLSIGDTHAAQGDGEVCGTAIESAMDVTVKLDLIKNTPLAMPRFTTAGPVTRHLDGSGYEAFTGIGPDLMQAARDAVSGAIDWITREHHMPPEQAYMLCSVCGDLRISEIVDMPNWVVAFYVPRLVFE; encoded by the coding sequence ATGTGCCAACAGACGCTCGTTAAGACTATCCATGGTGGCCATCACCACCATGGCTGGGATAACAGCTTCGCCCCTGTGGCCCGGGTAGCACCGGGCAGCATGGTGGAGTTGGAGTGCAAAGACTCCGGCAATGGTCATTTCACAACGGATTCAACCGTAGCGGCCGTGTCGTCAATGCCTTTTGACAAGATCAATCCGGTTACCGGGCCGATCTATGTGGAGGGCGCCGAGCCTGGTGACATACTCAAGGTGACGATCGACAGCTTTCGCCCGAGCGGCTTCGGCTGGACCGCAAACATTCCCGGTTTTGGATTGCTGACGGATCAGTTTCAGAACCCGGCGTTGATGCTCTGGCACTACGATCGTAACAGCATGACGCCAGCCGCCTTCGGTAAATTCGCCAAGGTTCCGCTGAAACCCTTTGCTGGCACCATCGGCTTGGCTTTGGCTGAGCCCGGTCTGCACTCGGTGGTACCCCCGCGGCGGGTGGGCGGCAATCTGGACATCCGCGACCTTAATGCGGGTTCTAGCCTATACCTGCCAGTCGAGGTGGCAGGGGCCCTGCTGTCCATTGGCGACACCCATGCCGCCCAGGGGGACGGCGAAGTCTGTGGCACCGCGATTGAAAGTGCGATGGATGTAACCGTAAAGCTCGACCTGATCAAGAACACGCCATTGGCCATGCCCCGCTTTACGACGGCAGGACCGGTGACACGCCATCTGGATGGTTCCGGCTACGAGGCCTTCACCGGGATCGGTCCGGACCTCATGCAGGCTGCGCGGGACGCGGTCAGTGGCGCTATCGACTGGATTACCCGGGAGCATCACATGCCCCCTGAACAGGCTTATATGCTGTGTTCGGTCTGCGGCGATCTGCGCATCAGCGAAATTGTCGACATGCCCAACTGGGTGGTGGCGTTTTACGTTCCTCGACTCGTGTTTGAGTGA
- a CDS encoding ABC transporter ATP-binding protein — MSATKEVTGTARPLISVEKLSIEFGQGPDCKRVVDNLSFTLSRSETLCIAGESGSGKSLSALAIMGLLPKMARVPEGVILFNDKDLLSQSERHLQNLRGKEIGMIFQEPMTSLNPTMRIGDQMLETVRRHRLATGGGAQQHIRNMLDAVKIPRANDRVKQYPHELSGGLRQRVMIAMAMLCKPQVLIADEPTTALDVTIQAQILDLVRELQSEFGTAVLLITHDMGVVAEMADKVVVMNQGVVEETADIRKIFTNPDAAYTRKLLAAVPRLGTAPARPHPVFGEPVLEVRNLRVRYPMRRQGLFAPARELIAVEDISFTLHQGETLGIVGESGCGKSTTGRALMNMVDFEGEIRILDTDIQGLKGAALKKQRQDIQMVFQDPYAALNPRKNIAELVAEPLLIHGRGTPAERHSRVKELLAQVGLPDADTMTRYPHQFSGGQRQRICIARALALNPRIIVADEPVSALDVSVQAQVLDLLEQLQQEYELSYLFISHDMAVVERLCHRVAVMFAGRILEIGSREQVLNNPCHAYTKRLLAAVPIPALDSKLAPAVMSKDTETVDLIKPRGAVLQPIRYDQPEAGHFVAVAV; from the coding sequence ATGAGTGCAACAAAAGAAGTGACAGGAACAGCGCGCCCGCTCATCTCGGTTGAGAAACTCTCCATCGAGTTTGGTCAGGGTCCGGACTGTAAACGTGTAGTGGACAATCTCAGTTTCACACTGAGCCGATCGGAGACCCTCTGCATTGCCGGTGAATCCGGCAGTGGCAAATCTCTGTCGGCACTGGCGATTATGGGGCTGCTGCCGAAAATGGCGCGAGTGCCAGAAGGCGTCATCCTGTTCAATGATAAAGATCTCCTCAGTCAGTCTGAGCGGCATCTGCAGAACCTGCGCGGCAAAGAGATTGGCATGATCTTTCAGGAGCCCATGACCTCCCTCAATCCAACCATGCGGATTGGCGATCAGATGCTGGAAACAGTGCGCCGCCATCGGCTCGCCACTGGCGGTGGGGCTCAGCAGCATATCCGGAACATGCTTGATGCGGTAAAGATCCCTCGCGCCAACGATCGGGTAAAACAGTATCCGCACGAACTCTCAGGCGGGTTGCGCCAACGAGTCATGATCGCCATGGCGATGCTGTGTAAACCTCAGGTGCTGATCGCTGACGAGCCTACCACCGCTCTGGATGTAACCATTCAGGCCCAGATTCTGGACCTGGTACGCGAACTTCAGAGTGAGTTTGGGACCGCTGTTCTGTTGATCACCCATGACATGGGTGTTGTCGCAGAAATGGCGGACAAAGTGGTGGTAATGAATCAGGGCGTGGTGGAGGAAACAGCGGATATCCGCAAAATCTTTACCAATCCGGACGCTGCCTACACGCGCAAGCTGCTGGCGGCAGTGCCGCGCCTAGGGACGGCGCCGGCACGACCGCACCCGGTTTTTGGCGAGCCAGTGTTGGAAGTGCGTAATCTGCGGGTACGCTACCCCATGCGCCGTCAGGGGCTATTTGCCCCTGCTCGAGAGCTGATAGCCGTTGAAGACATCAGTTTCACCCTGCACCAGGGAGAAACCCTGGGCATCGTCGGTGAAAGCGGTTGCGGTAAATCCACCACCGGACGTGCGTTGATGAATATGGTGGATTTCGAAGGTGAAATACGCATTCTGGACACTGACATTCAAGGCCTCAAGGGCGCCGCACTGAAAAAGCAGCGTCAGGACATCCAGATGGTCTTTCAGGACCCTTACGCCGCGCTCAATCCCCGCAAAAACATTGCCGAACTGGTTGCAGAGCCTCTGCTTATCCATGGCCGCGGCACGCCCGCGGAACGTCATTCCAGAGTCAAAGAACTTCTCGCTCAGGTAGGACTTCCCGATGCCGATACCATGACTCGCTACCCCCACCAGTTTTCTGGTGGTCAGCGCCAGCGCATCTGCATTGCCCGAGCCTTGGCGCTGAACCCTCGCATCATCGTTGCGGACGAGCCGGTATCGGCCCTCGATGTATCGGTGCAGGCTCAAGTGTTGGATCTATTGGAACAGCTACAGCAAGAATACGAACTCAGCTACCTCTTCATTTCTCACGATATGGCGGTCGTGGAACGATTATGCCATCGCGTTGCCGTCATGTTCGCCGGGCGCATACTGGAAATCGGCAGCCGCGAGCAAGTGTTGAACAACCCATGCCATGCCTATACCAAACGCCTGCTCGCAGCGGTCCCCATACCGGCACTGGATAGCAAGCTCGCCCCCGCCGTCATGTCCAAAGACACCGAAACAGTGGATCTCATCAAACCCCGGGGCGCGGTACTGCAACCGATACGTTACGACCAGCCCGAGGCGGGGCATTTCGTGGCGGTTGCGGTTTAA